A single region of the Chryseobacterium sp. 6424 genome encodes:
- a CDS encoding c-type cytochrome, with the protein MNKYLAIALLIVGVSCSKNTPEVSKESNVMLEEPIVKTVDSAAAGKHEGLALIEGADCLTCHKTDARLVGPSYQEVADKYSEADMDYLAEKIIEGGQGVWGQIPMTPHAGMSKENAKKMVEYILTLKK; encoded by the coding sequence ATGAACAAATATTTAGCAATCGCTCTGTTAATAGTAGGAGTATCATGCAGTAAGAATACACCTGAAGTAAGCAAAGAAAGTAATGTAATGCTTGAAGAGCCAATCGTGAAAACAGTAGATTCTGCGGCCGCTGGCAAACATGAAGGACTGGCGCTTATCGAAGGTGCGGACTGCCTTACCTGTCACAAAACCGATGCACGTCTTGTAGGGCCTTCTTATCAAGAAGTAGCCGATAAATATAGTGAAGCGGATATGGATTATTTGGCAGAAAAAATTATCGAAGGTGGCCAGGGCGTTTGGGGGCAAATCCCAATGACACCGCACGCAGGCATGAGCAAAGAGAACGCAAAAAAAATGGTGGAATATATTCTTACCCTTAAAAAATAA
- a CDS encoding ATP-binding protein, protein MKLADCHEEKIHTSGHIQNFGYLIGLDAETHTLKFFSENISEIVALSPEHFGKKMQEEPVVFAELLSSVVLQNLNLNELREVDVFLDKITLREQIYHLTIYRYNGNIFLELERVLEYFIQRTFVSKKYESISSAATSGEIWQQLLNAIHDAIGYDRIMVYRFLEDGSGKVIAEKVKDDVESFMHLHYPESDIPRQARELYLKKRKRIFSNVYSAPVPIISSSDSPLDLTYCTMRAMSPVHGQYLKNTGVSSAFSTSIVVGNRLWGMVTCQNTVPKHIDLVNRIRSEVFTVIAANAYTSYKSRQALEDNIELDKRIQVLKNQFQQYESLEESLFSNMDEIRRYPEADGLAVVVGQHIRTSGDVPDEDDILKIVQYARENPLNNFYSTDDFSHSLEGNMGPIQNAAGVMFGFTDDRRNELLIWFRKEVDTQKLWAGNPSKDTAETLLNGDKQMVISPRKSFATYIENIKGKATPWKNRDIFAAKKVVTAILETTYTQFRRVQELNEELKNLNEELDSFSYTISHDLGTPLTVMKLNAQLLERTHYDNPQVQKRISSILQEILGMENMMRGVLQLSRAKSSELNLQELETAGLIKKICYDAQLTISQTTEIVLGNMPKVLADETMLMQAFLNIIGNAVKYSSKSEMPRVEINGTVQDDTVVYTIKDNGIGIPAKAQEKMFKIFNRMDNAKGFQGNGVGLSIVHRIMKRLGGNISYESKEGEGSTFSLVFRKP, encoded by the coding sequence ATGAAATTAGCCGATTGCCACGAGGAGAAAATTCATACATCCGGTCATATACAAAACTTCGGATATCTTATAGGTCTTGATGCTGAAACGCATACCCTGAAATTCTTCAGCGAGAATATCAGCGAAATAGTAGCCCTCAGTCCTGAACATTTTGGCAAGAAAATGCAGGAAGAACCTGTTGTCTTTGCGGAACTGCTAAGTTCAGTCGTTTTGCAGAACCTTAACCTGAATGAACTGCGCGAAGTAGATGTCTTTTTGGATAAGATCACACTGCGTGAGCAAATATATCACCTCACCATCTACCGCTACAACGGAAATATCTTCTTGGAACTGGAGCGGGTGCTCGAGTATTTCATTCAGCGCACCTTCGTATCGAAAAAATACGAAAGCATCAGCAGTGCCGCCACCTCCGGGGAGATTTGGCAGCAGTTGCTGAATGCCATACATGATGCGATAGGCTACGACCGCATCATGGTGTACCGTTTCCTGGAAGATGGCAGCGGTAAGGTGATTGCCGAAAAGGTGAAAGATGATGTCGAAAGTTTCATGCACCTGCATTATCCTGAAAGTGATATTCCGCGCCAGGCCCGCGAACTTTACTTGAAAAAACGCAAGCGTATCTTCAGCAACGTGTACAGCGCACCGGTACCTATTATCAGCAGCAGCGACAGCCCGCTCGATCTTACGTATTGTACGATGCGGGCCATGTCTCCGGTACATGGGCAGTATCTTAAAAACACCGGTGTATCCTCCGCCTTCAGTACCTCGATTGTGGTGGGAAACCGGCTTTGGGGCATGGTGACCTGCCAGAATACAGTGCCAAAACATATTGATCTCGTCAACCGTATACGTTCAGAGGTCTTTACCGTAATCGCCGCCAACGCCTATACCTCCTATAAATCCCGACAGGCACTCGAAGATAATATCGAACTGGATAAACGGATACAGGTACTCAAAAATCAGTTTCAGCAATATGAAAGCCTCGAGGAATCGCTGTTCAGTAATATGGATGAAATCCGCCGGTACCCGGAGGCGGATGGCTTGGCTGTAGTCGTAGGGCAACACATCCGGACTTCCGGTGACGTGCCTGATGAGGATGATATCCTGAAAATAGTGCAGTACGCGCGCGAAAACCCATTAAATAATTTCTATTCCACAGATGATTTTAGCCATTCGCTTGAAGGTAATATGGGACCAATACAGAACGCGGCAGGCGTGATGTTTGGTTTTACCGATGACCGCCGCAATGAATTGCTGATCTGGTTCCGCAAAGAAGTGGATACACAGAAACTCTGGGCCGGTAATCCTTCTAAAGATACTGCGGAAACGCTGCTGAATGGCGATAAACAGATGGTGATCTCCCCACGGAAATCTTTTGCCACTTATATAGAAAACATCAAAGGCAAAGCCACGCCATGGAAAAACCGTGATATTTTTGCGGCCAAGAAAGTGGTGACGGCCATCCTGGAAACCACTTATACGCAGTTCCGCCGTGTACAGGAACTGAATGAGGAACTTAAGAACCTTAATGAAGAACTCGACAGTTTTTCATACACCATCTCCCATGACCTCGGCACTCCGCTGACGGTAATGAAACTTAACGCCCAATTGCTGGAGCGTACCCATTACGATAATCCGCAGGTGCAGAAACGCATCTCGAGCATTTTGCAGGAAATATTGGGGATGGAGAATATGATGCGTGGCGTATTGCAATTGAGCCGTGCGAAATCATCCGAACTTAACCTGCAGGAACTGGAAACCGCCGGCCTCATCAAAAAAATATGCTATGATGCCCAACTCACCATCAGCCAGACCACCGAAATTGTGCTGGGTAACATGCCCAAAGTCCTTGCTGATGAAACCATGCTGATGCAGGCCTTCCTGAACATTATCGGTAACGCGGTGAAGTATTCAAGCAAAAGTGAAATGCCACGCGTGGAAATCAATGGGACTGTTCAAGACGATACTGTAGTATATACCATCAAAGATAATGGCATCGGCATCCCGGCCAAAGCACAGGAAAAAATGTTCAAGATATTCAACCGGATGGATAACGCCAAAGGTTTTCAGGGGAACGGCGTGGGACTCTCCATCGTACACCGCATCATGAAACGGCTGGGCGGCAATATTTCGTATGAAAGTAAAGAAGGCGAAGGCAGTACCTTTAGCCTGGTATTCAGAAAACCATAG
- a CDS encoding c-type cytochrome, translated as MKSLKTVAFATLTFALFSCGGDSKTDSIPTASTTETTEAGATAASGASDYDPKRGLGPHENIDVSKFDPAMAAAGKKIADVKCTSCHKPTEEKLVGPGWKGVTQRQTPEWIMNFISNPDPMIDVDPELQKQLELCLVRMPNQGLADNEAREILEYMREIDGAK; from the coding sequence ATGAAGTCACTAAAGACCGTTGCATTCGCGACCCTGACATTCGCCCTATTTTCTTGCGGAGGCGATAGTAAAACAGATTCCATCCCAACTGCCTCAACAACTGAAACTACCGAAGCAGGCGCAACAGCAGCATCCGGAGCCTCAGATTACGACCCTAAGAGAGGTTTAGGTCCGCACGAAAACATCGATGTATCTAAATTTGATCCTGCCATGGCAGCTGCCGGGAAAAAGATTGCTGATGTAAAATGTACCTCTTGCCATAAACCAACGGAAGAGAAACTTGTAGGCCCAGGCTGGAAAGGTGTTACACAAAGACAAACCCCAGAATGGATCATGAACTTCATCTCGAATCCTGACCCGATGATTGATGTGGACCCTGAATTACAGAAACAACTGGAACTTTGTCTGGTAAGAATGCCAAACCAAGGACTAGCTGATAACGAGGCCCGCGAGATCTTGGAATACATGCGCGAAATCGACGGCGCGAAGTAA
- a CDS encoding TonB-dependent receptor domain-containing protein — protein sequence MNLFVSSVQAGLRKGLMPILLSSAVLAFAQNHPLDSLAVRDIEVVKIVKINSHDKNKSKISPSNTDLLNHDAGRFLNALPEISGIRKAGNYATDPVLRGFKYEQLNIVIDGAANAVNACPSRMDPAVSQINMNMVQEAEIFKGPYHFRNGSSFGGTVNFITMKPVFTEKPLLNGRITTGFESNGSIFRNEIFTEVSSKKIVWDLFGSYQTGNRYTDGDGNEVPSAFLQYNVGTKGNFKWNDGQLTTFQINTNQGRDVEFAALQMDLIYDKTWMFQLKHLAAFNGSFFNQLDVNTYYSVVDHSMGTANRSMVSDVKSITYGGRAELKKSWEGNILYTGVDYKHEQAENIRMVMPMMPGMKPRDGSAWQNAEIAQLGWFAEYQRWFLGAKFTASARLDYNMADAGKPSELFRKLYGNISAEDLNHHLSLGYTKNLNDNSQLALWLGRAQRSGSLTERYINLFVVGNDNYEVLGNPHLKPETNTQTDLIYSYTRGKVFFQANVFYSRLDDYISGIIRRDIMPASMMSPGVRQMQNTNRAMKTGFESRLNWKILPQLTSEMAVAYTYAEDLDTKTPLPEVSPLDIRWKLQANLSPVTIAANLRYAAAQNRVNPDFGELKTPDFFVANLSARYGLFRNAYLDAEITNLFDRAYAEHLSRTRSDDKSRRIFERGRSFNIGFTCSF from the coding sequence ATGAACTTATTTGTTTCTTCAGTCCAAGCTGGACTGAGAAAAGGGCTTATGCCAATTCTGCTGAGTTCCGCAGTGTTGGCGTTTGCCCAAAACCATCCACTCGACAGCCTTGCCGTACGTGATATCGAAGTCGTGAAAATCGTAAAGATCAACAGCCACGATAAAAACAAGTCTAAAATCTCTCCCTCAAATACCGATTTGCTGAACCATGATGCCGGCCGCTTTTTAAACGCGCTTCCCGAAATCTCAGGCATCAGAAAAGCCGGTAATTATGCGACCGATCCTGTGTTGCGCGGTTTTAAATATGAGCAACTCAATATCGTTATCGATGGTGCCGCCAATGCGGTAAACGCCTGCCCAAGCCGGATGGATCCTGCGGTAAGCCAGATAAACATGAATATGGTACAGGAAGCCGAAATTTTCAAAGGACCTTACCATTTCAGGAACGGAAGCAGTTTTGGCGGCACCGTGAATTTCATTACCATGAAACCGGTTTTTACAGAAAAACCCTTATTGAATGGCCGAATTACAACAGGTTTTGAAAGTAACGGAAGTATCTTCAGAAATGAAATCTTCACAGAGGTTTCCTCTAAAAAAATCGTTTGGGACTTGTTTGGCTCGTACCAAACCGGCAACCGGTATACAGATGGCGACGGAAATGAAGTGCCTTCGGCATTCCTTCAATATAACGTGGGGACAAAAGGTAACTTTAAATGGAATGACGGTCAGCTCACAACCTTTCAGATAAATACCAACCAAGGGCGTGATGTAGAGTTTGCCGCTTTGCAGATGGATCTTATTTATGATAAAACGTGGATGTTCCAGCTAAAACATTTGGCAGCATTCAACGGATCTTTCTTTAATCAGCTTGATGTCAACACTTACTATTCAGTCGTAGATCATTCCATGGGGACGGCGAACCGGTCAATGGTCTCTGATGTGAAATCTATTACGTATGGCGGTCGTGCCGAACTTAAAAAATCCTGGGAGGGCAACATCCTCTATACCGGGGTTGATTATAAGCATGAGCAGGCAGAAAACATCAGGATGGTGATGCCCATGATGCCGGGTATGAAACCCCGCGATGGCAGCGCGTGGCAAAATGCCGAAATCGCGCAACTGGGTTGGTTTGCGGAATATCAGCGGTGGTTCTTGGGTGCTAAATTTACAGCCTCCGCAAGGCTCGACTACAATATGGCCGATGCAGGTAAACCTTCTGAACTGTTCAGGAAATTATATGGCAATATATCTGCGGAAGACCTTAACCATCACCTGAGTTTGGGCTACACCAAAAATCTGAATGATAACAGCCAGCTGGCCTTGTGGCTAGGCCGTGCACAGCGCAGCGGCAGCCTTACAGAGCGTTACATTAACCTTTTCGTGGTCGGGAATGATAATTATGAAGTATTGGGAAATCCACATCTGAAGCCTGAAACCAACACCCAGACCGACCTCATTTACTCTTACACCCGCGGGAAAGTCTTTTTCCAGGCAAATGTATTTTATTCACGGCTTGATGATTATATCTCTGGTATTATTCGTCGCGACATCATGCCGGCATCCATGATGAGTCCGGGCGTGCGGCAGATGCAAAATACAAACCGAGCCATGAAAACTGGTTTTGAATCGAGGCTGAACTGGAAAATCTTGCCACAACTAACATCTGAAATGGCGGTGGCCTATACCTATGCCGAAGATCTCGACACGAAGACACCCTTACCCGAGGTATCCCCTTTAGACATCCGGTGGAAGTTGCAGGCAAATCTGTCACCGGTGACTATAGCAGCCAATTTACGGTATGCGGCGGCACAAAACCGGGTAAACCCAGATTTTGGTGAACTTAAAACACCTGATTTCTTCGTAGCGAACCTGTCTGCTAGGTACGGATTATTCAGAAATGCGTATTTAGATGCGGAAATCACCAATCTGTTCGACCGGGCGTATGCTGAACACCTTAGCCGAACCCGTTCCGATGATAAAAGCCGCCGTATCTTTGAACGTGGACGCAGTTTCAATATCGGTTTCACCTGTTCATTCTGA
- a CDS encoding nucleoid-associated protein — MISKIIVHKVGNRINQESLILSQEELQLDEEMTDLLEDFFLKAFKSEEQFRFYSETYLVNNPVYGAVSEIFEDSRNFVQESQNIAEHLYDATENPRVQNGEVFIVYFEGEENQDGSKVDSVGIFKTENKNPFLKIFPQGETFDIEKDYGIGLSKLDKGALIYNSSKETGFAVSVVDNNKNGDADYWFEHFLKVKQRDDEYFHTQETLTVYKDFITKQLPQEFEVSKADQADFLNKSINFFKEKETFDYETFTKEVLEDEHVIESFGNFKSDYEQEMQVSISEDFAINEAAVKKQGRHFKSVIKLDKNFHIYVHGDRKMIETGQDEKGKYYRLYFEKEN, encoded by the coding sequence ATGATCTCAAAAATAATCGTTCACAAAGTCGGTAACCGCATCAATCAGGAGTCGCTCATCCTTTCGCAGGAAGAGCTCCAACTCGATGAAGAGATGACGGATCTCCTCGAAGATTTCTTCCTAAAAGCCTTTAAATCTGAAGAACAGTTCCGTTTTTACAGCGAAACTTATTTGGTGAATAATCCGGTGTACGGGGCGGTTTCAGAAATATTTGAGGACAGCAGGAACTTTGTACAGGAATCACAGAATATCGCGGAACACCTTTACGATGCAACTGAAAATCCACGAGTGCAAAACGGCGAAGTTTTCATCGTTTATTTTGAAGGCGAAGAAAACCAGGATGGCAGCAAGGTGGATTCCGTAGGTATTTTCAAGACTGAAAATAAAAATCCTTTCCTCAAGATCTTCCCGCAGGGCGAAACTTTTGACATTGAAAAGGATTACGGGATCGGGCTTTCAAAACTCGATAAAGGCGCACTGATCTACAACAGCAGCAAGGAAACAGGTTTCGCGGTTTCGGTGGTCGATAACAATAAAAACGGCGATGCCGATTACTGGTTCGAGCACTTCCTGAAAGTGAAACAGCGCGACGATGAGTATTTCCACACCCAGGAAACCCTTACCGTGTACAAAGATTTCATCACCAAGCAGCTGCCGCAGGAATTCGAGGTTTCAAAAGCCGACCAGGCCGATTTTCTGAATAAATCCATCAACTTTTTCAAAGAAAAGGAAACCTTCGATTATGAGACTTTTACCAAAGAAGTGTTGGAGGATGAACATGTGATTGAAAGTTTTGGTAATTTTAAGTCTGATTATGAGCAGGAAATGCAAGTGTCCATCTCAGAAGATTTTGCTATAAATGAGGCAGCGGTTAAGAAACAGGGGCGTCACTTCAAAAGTGTCATCAAACTCGATAAAAACTTCCATATTTATGTACACGGCGACCGTAAAATGATCGAGACCGGGCAGGATGAAAAAGGCAAATACTACCGCCTGTACTTCGAAAAAGAGAATTAG
- the dnaK gene encoding molecular chaperone DnaK, translating into MSKIIGIDLGTTNSCVAVMEGKDPVVIPNAEGKRTTPSIVAFTEDGERKVGDPAKRQAVTNPNKTIYSIKRFIGTHFKDDANEINRVPYQVVSGPNDTVKVKIDDREYTPQEISAMTLQKMKKTAEDYLGQEVTRAVITVPAYFNDAQRQATKEAGEIAGLTVERIINEPTAAALAYGMDKAHKDQKIAVYDLGGGTFDVSILDLGDGVFEVLSTNGDTHLGGDDFDDVIINWMADEFKAEEGVDLKADAIALQRLKEAAEKAKIELSSSSQTEINLPYITATATGPKHMVKTLTRAKFEQLSADLVRRSMEPCKKALSDAGLTVSDIDEVILVGGSTRIPIIQEEVEKFFGKKPSKGVNPDEVVAIGAAIQGGVLTGDVKDVLLLDVTPLSLGIETMGSVFTKLIEANTTIPTKKSEVFSTASDNQPAVSIRVGQGERPMFNDNKEIGRFDLTDIPPAPRGVPQIEVTFDIDANGILHVSAKDKGTGKEQSIKIQASSGLSDDEIQRMKREAEENASADAKKKEEVEVLNKADGLIFQTEKQLKEFGDKLSADKKAAVESAAAELKTAYESKDIESIKTKTEALDAAWMAASQEMYAAGQQGQPGADPSQGNPGGNTGADDVQDADFEEVK; encoded by the coding sequence ATGAGCAAAATAATCGGAATCGATTTAGGAACCACCAACTCCTGTGTAGCTGTAATGGAGGGGAAGGATCCAGTGGTGATCCCAAATGCAGAAGGGAAAAGAACCACGCCTTCTATCGTGGCTTTTACAGAAGATGGCGAAAGAAAAGTGGGCGACCCGGCTAAAAGACAGGCTGTGACCAACCCGAACAAGACGATTTATTCGATCAAAAGATTTATCGGTACCCACTTCAAAGATGACGCGAACGAGATCAACCGCGTGCCTTACCAGGTGGTGAGCGGACCGAATGATACCGTAAAAGTAAAGATAGACGACAGAGAATATACACCACAGGAAATTTCGGCCATGACGCTTCAGAAAATGAAGAAAACGGCGGAAGATTACCTCGGCCAGGAAGTGACGAGAGCGGTAATTACGGTTCCGGCATACTTCAACGATGCGCAAAGACAGGCTACGAAAGAAGCCGGTGAGATCGCTGGTTTAACTGTTGAAAGAATCATCAACGAGCCTACGGCAGCAGCGTTGGCTTACGGGATGGACAAAGCGCACAAAGACCAGAAGATCGCGGTGTATGATTTAGGTGGTGGTACTTTCGACGTTTCTATCCTTGACCTGGGAGACGGCGTTTTTGAAGTACTGTCCACGAACGGTGACACGCACCTGGGTGGTGATGACTTCGATGATGTGATCATCAACTGGATGGCTGATGAGTTCAAAGCAGAGGAAGGCGTTGACTTAAAGGCGGACGCGATCGCGCTTCAGCGTTTGAAAGAAGCTGCTGAAAAGGCGAAGATCGAGCTTTCTTCATCGTCACAGACTGAGATCAACCTGCCATATATTACCGCAACCGCAACCGGCCCGAAACACATGGTGAAAACGCTTACCAGAGCTAAGTTCGAGCAACTTTCCGCTGATCTGGTAAGAAGATCGATGGAGCCTTGTAAGAAAGCGCTTTCTGATGCCGGACTAACAGTTTCAGACATTGATGAAGTGATTTTAGTAGGTGGTTCTACAAGAATCCCGATCATTCAGGAGGAAGTAGAGAAATTCTTCGGTAAAAAACCTTCAAAAGGGGTGAACCCGGATGAGGTAGTGGCGATTGGAGCGGCAATTCAGGGTGGAGTTTTAACAGGTGACGTGAAAGACGTTCTTCTGTTAGACGTTACGCCGCTTTCTCTTGGTATCGAAACCATGGGTTCTGTGTTCACGAAACTTATCGAGGCAAACACCACCATCCCAACTAAAAAATCGGAGGTATTCTCTACCGCGAGCGACAACCAGCCAGCAGTATCGATCAGAGTAGGACAGGGTGAAAGACCGATGTTCAACGACAACAAGGAGATCGGAAGATTTGACCTGACAGACATTCCGCCAGCGCCAAGAGGTGTTCCGCAGATTGAGGTAACTTTTGATATCGATGCGAACGGAATCCTGCATGTTTCCGCGAAAGATAAAGGAACCGGTAAAGAGCAGTCGATCAAGATTCAGGCGAGTTCAGGACTTTCAGACGATGAAATCCAAAGAATGAAACGCGAGGCTGAAGAAAATGCTTCGGCGGATGCCAAAAAGAAAGAAGAAGTAGAAGTACTGAACAAAGCGGACGGTCTCATCTTCCAGACTGAAAAGCAACTGAAAGAGTTTGGCGACAAACTTTCTGCTGACAAAAAAGCAGCTGTAGAATCTGCCGCAGCTGAACTGAAAACAGCCTACGAATCGAAAGACATCGAAAGCATTAAAACCAAAACCGAAGCGCTAGACGCAGCCTGGATGGCAGCTTCACAGGAAATGTATGCAGCAGGCCAGCAAGGTCAGCCGGGTGCAGATCCTTCGCAGGGTAACCCTGGTGGAAACACAGGTGCTGACGATGTGCAGGATGCTGATTTCGAAGAAGTGAAGTAA
- a CDS encoding biliverdin-producing heme oxygenase: MISEILKTQTRHLHDLTEAKFNSEGIFSGTFSLEDYTRLLKHNFALLAATEEQIFARLPVSAASDINLPQRRKLPLVIQDLQVLEVPVSLNIKPMSIKNTAEAWGLLYVMEGATIGGTMMAKQLSANAAFIQAPFAYFRIYGDHTGSRWKNFKEILDREMTTEAYSDCICGAEKAYHFLLQWAE, from the coding sequence ATGATTTCAGAAATTTTAAAGACACAGACCCGCCATCTCCACGACCTCACGGAAGCGAAATTCAATTCAGAAGGTATCTTTAGCGGTACTTTTTCTCTTGAAGATTATACCCGACTCCTTAAGCATAACTTCGCGCTGCTGGCCGCCACTGAAGAACAGATATTTGCACGGCTACCTGTAAGCGCAGCAAGCGACATCAATCTGCCGCAACGCCGCAAGTTACCATTGGTGATACAGGACCTGCAGGTTTTGGAAGTGCCCGTTTCACTTAACATAAAACCCATGTCTATAAAGAATACCGCCGAAGCGTGGGGATTGCTCTATGTGATGGAAGGCGCTACAATCGGCGGGACCATGATGGCCAAACAGTTATCGGCCAACGCAGCGTTTATACAGGCTCCGTTCGCGTACTTCCGCATATATGGCGACCATACCGGCTCACGGTGGAAGAACTTCAAGGAAATTCTCGACCGCGAAATGACGACTGAAGCCTACAGCGACTGTATCTGTGGTGCCGAGAAAGCCTACCATTTCCTATTGCAGTGGGCAGAATAA